A window of the Thalassospira sp. TSL5-1 genome harbors these coding sequences:
- a CDS encoding sn-glycerol-3-phosphate import ATP-binding protein UgpC — MATLNLKQVEKTYANGFKAIHGVDIEIADGEFAVLVGPSGCGKSTLLRMIAGLETITGGEISIDGRVVNNVAPADRDIAMVFQNYALYPHMSNYANMAYGLKNRGYSKDEIDRRVREAAGILQLSELLERKPRQLSGGQRQRVAMGRAIVREPKVFLFDEPLSNLDAKLRVDMRLEIKNLQKRLGTTSVYVTHDQVEAMTLADRLIVMNGGVAEQIGTPIELYEKPETRFVAGFIGSPAMNFIDGTVSDDCSHVVLNDGTRLDLDHNVAANRPVVVGIRPEHLSLNTPSNSKITARVRIIEALGAETLVYLNFGDKNEAITIRMQGTHQFETGAELVLYSNPQQIHLFDRESGHRI; from the coding sequence ATGGCGACGTTAAATTTGAAACAGGTCGAAAAGACCTATGCCAACGGTTTTAAGGCAATTCATGGTGTCGATATTGAGATTGCCGATGGCGAATTTGCTGTACTGGTTGGCCCGTCCGGCTGTGGTAAGTCAACTTTGCTGCGCATGATTGCCGGCCTTGAAACCATTACTGGCGGCGAAATATCGATTGATGGCAGGGTGGTGAATAATGTGGCCCCGGCAGATCGCGACATTGCAATGGTGTTCCAGAATTATGCGCTTTATCCGCATATGTCGAACTATGCCAATATGGCTTACGGCCTTAAAAACCGGGGCTATAGCAAGGACGAGATTGACCGTCGTGTGCGCGAAGCGGCCGGGATATTGCAATTAAGCGAGCTGCTTGAGCGCAAACCCCGCCAGCTTTCGGGCGGGCAACGCCAGCGTGTGGCAATGGGCCGCGCCATTGTGCGTGAACCCAAGGTGTTTTTGTTTGACGAACCCTTGTCAAACCTGGATGCCAAGCTGCGTGTTGATATGCGCCTGGAAATTAAGAACCTGCAAAAACGCCTTGGTACGACATCGGTTTATGTGACCCACGACCAGGTGGAAGCCATGACACTTGCGGATCGGTTGATTGTCATGAATGGCGGTGTTGCAGAACAGATCGGAACCCCGATCGAGCTTTATGAAAAGCCGGAAACGCGGTTTGTTGCCGGGTTTATCGGCTCACCTGCAATGAATTTCATCGATGGTACCGTTTCGGATGATTGCAGCCATGTTGTCCTCAATGACGGTACACGACTGGACCTGGATCATAATGTCGCGGCCAATCGACCAGTTGTTGTTGGCATTCGTCCCGAACATCTGTCGTTGAACACACCGAGCAACAGCAAGATTACCGCCCGTGTGCGCATCATCGAGGCCCTGGGGGCGGAAACCCTGGTTTATCTGAATTTTGGGGATAAAAACGAAGCCATCACCATTCGGATGCAGGGAACGCACCAGTTTGAAACGGGGGCGGAACTGGTGCTGTATTCCAATCCGCAGCAAATCCATTTGTTTGACCGGGAAAGCGGCCATCGAATTTAA
- a CDS encoding GAF domain-containing protein — translation MIVNSDQKNALYADATKELTSITEGETNVTALMATVCCVLAEKFDYYFWTGFYIVDPVKENELVVGPYQGTLGCLRIPFGRGVCGTVASSRKSSVVEDVHAFPGHIACDSRSNSEIVVPVFDRQGSLIAVFDVDSVETGSFDETDQKALETIMAQVFAR, via the coding sequence ATGATCGTGAACAGCGACCAGAAAAACGCACTTTATGCGGATGCGACAAAAGAACTGACAAGCATTACCGAAGGCGAAACCAATGTGACTGCATTGATGGCCACGGTTTGCTGTGTACTGGCAGAAAAGTTCGACTATTATTTCTGGACCGGCTTCTATATCGTTGATCCGGTCAAAGAAAATGAATTGGTGGTTGGCCCCTATCAGGGCACACTTGGATGTCTGCGTATTCCGTTTGGTCGCGGGGTTTGTGGCACGGTGGCATCTTCACGAAAAAGCAGCGTTGTCGAGGATGTGCATGCCTTTCCAGGGCATATTGCCTGCGACAGCCGTTCAAATTCGGAAATCGTGGTGCCGGTGTTTGACCGGCAGGGGTCCCTGATTGCCGTTTTTGATGTCGACAGTGTGGAAACTGGATCGTTTGACGAAACTGATCAAAAGGCACTGGAAACCATCATGGCGCAGGTATTTGCGCGCTGA
- the ssb gene encoding single-stranded DNA-binding protein — protein MAGSVNKVILVGNLGRDPEIRFTQAGKKIANFSIATSEQWRDRQSGERRERTEWHRIVVFNEGLADVVERFVKKGSKLYIEGALRTRKWQGQDGKDNYTTEIVLEGFNSTLTMLDGRGDGSGGGGSSSGGGNYGNDSGGGYGGGYDNGGDAGWGNSSSSSRSGGGNSGPGGAPDLDDDIPF, from the coding sequence ATGGCAGGCAGTGTCAATAAAGTCATTCTCGTCGGTAATCTGGGCCGCGACCCGGAAATCCGTTTTACGCAGGCAGGCAAGAAAATTGCCAATTTCAGCATTGCGACATCTGAACAGTGGCGTGACCGCCAAAGTGGCGAGCGTCGTGAGCGGACGGAATGGCACCGCATCGTTGTCTTCAACGAAGGCCTGGCCGATGTTGTCGAACGCTTTGTGAAAAAAGGCAGCAAGCTTTATATCGAAGGCGCATTGCGCACCCGCAAATGGCAGGGGCAGGACGGCAAAGACAACTACACCACCGAAATCGTTCTGGAAGGCTTTAACAGCACCTTGACCATGCTTGATGGCCGTGGTGATGGCAGCGGCGGCGGCGGATCGTCGTCTGGCGGCGGTAACTATGGCAATGATAGCGGCGGCGGATATGGCGGCGGTTATGATAATGGCGGCGATGCCGGTTGGGGTAATTCTTCTTCGTCTTCGCGCAGCGGCGGCGGCAATTCCGGCCCCGGTGGCGCCCCGGACCTGGATGACGACATCCCGTTCTGA
- a CDS encoding NUDIX domain-containing protein yields MIGPIFGSPEPGRFYDIQDCAYAVIPDGKGMLGVVRTPKGIMLIGGGIERNETAVDALIRETIEETGRTIRIVSRLGLATQYVNNRAKGKYRLKRAVFFVAEILAKSAKPVDQDHEFLWLPVQDAEQQLVRSFHKWAVQQHVNVTDTLY; encoded by the coding sequence GTGATCGGCCCTATATTTGGCAGCCCGGAGCCGGGCAGGTTTTATGATATTCAGGATTGTGCTTATGCTGTCATCCCTGACGGGAAGGGGATGCTGGGCGTTGTTCGGACGCCCAAGGGCATTATGCTGATTGGCGGGGGGATCGAGCGTAATGAAACCGCTGTTGATGCCCTGATCCGTGAAACCATCGAGGAAACCGGCAGGACAATCCGTATTGTTTCCCGGCTTGGTTTGGCGACCCAATATGTCAATAATCGCGCCAAGGGCAAATACCGCCTGAAGCGCGCGGTATTTTTTGTTGCCGAAATTTTGGCAAAGTCTGCCAAGCCTGTTGACCAGGACCACGAGTTTTTATGGCTTCCCGTACAGGATGCCGAACAGCAGCTCGTACGGTCCTTTCATAAATGGGCCGTGCAACAACATGTCAATGTGACAGATACGCTGTATTAG